In one window of Bradyrhizobium sp. AZCC 1721 DNA:
- a CDS encoding PA0069 family radical SAM protein, with amino-acid sequence MSRASSHALKHPPVKPPAEPAGATPFPELAVAIERQRRRGRGAQSNDSGRFEAEARVAFDDGWQSLDELPPFKTTVSLDTSRKVITRNDSPDIGFDRSINPYRGCEHGCVYCFARPTHAFLGLSPGLDFESKLLAKPDAPELLEKELAAPGYEPRMIAIGTNTDPYQPIEREHKIMRGILEVLDRAGHPVGIVTKSALVTRDIDILQRMAKRNLAKVAISVTTLDPKLARTMEPRASTPPKRLEALRQLSQAGIPATVMVAPVIPALNDSEIERILDAAAHAGVKEASYVLLRLPLEVRDLFREWLMANYPDRYRHVFTLIRDMRGGRDYDSQWGTRMKGTGPMAWMIGRRFEIACEKLGLNKRRSKLTTDHFVKPKRSGQQLSLF; translated from the coding sequence ATGAGCCGAGCATCCTCTCATGCCCTCAAGCACCCGCCGGTCAAGCCGCCCGCCGAACCGGCGGGTGCGACACCTTTTCCCGAACTCGCGGTCGCCATCGAACGCCAGCGGCGGCGCGGCCGCGGCGCGCAGTCCAACGACAGCGGCCGGTTCGAAGCCGAGGCGCGGGTCGCCTTCGACGATGGCTGGCAGAGTCTGGACGAGCTGCCGCCGTTCAAGACCACGGTATCGCTCGATACCTCGCGCAAGGTCATCACCCGCAACGACTCGCCCGACATCGGTTTCGACCGCTCGATCAATCCGTACCGCGGCTGCGAGCACGGTTGCGTCTACTGCTTCGCGCGGCCGACCCACGCCTTTCTCGGCCTGTCGCCCGGGCTCGATTTCGAATCCAAACTGCTCGCCAAGCCGGATGCGCCAGAATTGCTCGAGAAAGAATTGGCGGCGCCCGGTTACGAGCCGCGCATGATCGCGATCGGCACCAACACCGATCCCTATCAGCCGATCGAGCGCGAGCACAAGATCATGCGCGGCATTCTCGAAGTCCTCGATCGGGCCGGTCATCCCGTCGGCATCGTCACCAAATCGGCGCTGGTGACGCGCGACATCGATATTCTGCAGCGAATGGCAAAGCGTAATTTGGCAAAGGTTGCGATTTCCGTGACCACGCTCGACCCCAAGCTCGCCCGCACGATGGAGCCGCGCGCCTCGACGCCGCCGAAGCGGCTGGAGGCGCTGCGGCAATTGTCGCAGGCCGGCATCCCTGCCACCGTGATGGTCGCACCCGTTATTCCCGCGCTGAACGATTCCGAGATCGAACGGATTCTCGATGCTGCGGCTCACGCCGGCGTCAAGGAGGCGAGCTACGTGCTGCTCCGGCTGCCGCTTGAGGTGCGCGACCTCTTTCGCGAATGGCTGATGGCGAATTATCCCGACCGCTACCGTCACGTCTTCACCCTGATCCGCGACATGCGCGGCGGGCGCGACTACGACTCGCAATGGGGTACGCGGATGAAGGGCACCGGCCCGATGGCCTGGATGATCGGGCGGCGGTTCGAAATCGCCTGCGAGAAGCTCGGCCTCAACAAGCGGCGTTCGAAACTGACGACCGATCATTTCGTCAAGCCGAAGCGAAGCGGACAGCAACTTAGTTTGTTCTAG
- a CDS encoding glycosyl transferase: MLSVIIPTEGIEQPAVATLAALVPGAAAGVIREVLLVDRAGNGVIERVADVAGCRFLKFEGTRAAALAAGARVARSPWLMFLHAGAVLDSGWIDETTQFIQNVSLSGRPRAGVFRYARSPYADTSLRDGLKFMARMIVGPSAEQGLLIARDHYERLGGHGVDSRRPETRLLRQLGRASRTQLRSRIMVVA; the protein is encoded by the coding sequence ATGTTGAGCGTGATCATTCCGACCGAAGGAATAGAACAGCCCGCCGTCGCCACGCTGGCAGCGTTGGTGCCGGGAGCCGCAGCCGGCGTCATCCGCGAGGTCCTGCTGGTCGACCGGGCCGGCAACGGCGTGATCGAACGGGTGGCCGACGTGGCCGGTTGCCGCTTTCTTAAGTTCGAGGGAACACGCGCCGCGGCATTGGCCGCCGGGGCGCGGGTGGCGCGCTCGCCATGGCTGATGTTCCTGCACGCCGGCGCGGTGCTCGACAGCGGCTGGATCGACGAGACCACACAGTTCATCCAGAACGTATCGCTCAGCGGCCGGCCGCGCGCCGGCGTCTTTCGCTATGCCCGATCGCCCTATGCCGATACGAGCCTGCGCGACGGCTTGAAGTTCATGGCCCGCATGATTGTCGGACCGTCGGCGGAACAGGGGCTGTTGATTGCCCGCGATCATTATGAGCGGCTTGGCGGCCATGGCGTGGATTCCCGCCGTCCCGAGACGCGGCTTTTGCGCCAGCTCGGCCGCGCCTCACGCACCCAGTTGCGCAGCCGGATCATGGTCGTCGCCTAA
- a CDS encoding bifunctional helix-turn-helix transcriptional regulator/GNAT family N-acetyltransferase, producing MNSEQEVAAVRAFNRFYTRKLGIIEPKLLHSPFTLQEARIIYEIAHRPACTATDLTRDLGLDPGFLSRTLQALQRRQIVTRKPSKDDGRVNELSLTAKGRAASAELERRSREEVGSLLASLEDSQRAAVVQAMTTIEQALERPTAKPAAFLLRSHRPGDIGWVISSQAKAYAEEYGWDISYEALVAEICAQFIRNFDPSREHCWIAEAGGEPLGSIFLVKGSDDVAKLRLLLVEKKARGLGVGRALVEQCVRAAREKGYKKMTLWTQSILVAARGIYQAAGFRRVKEEPHHSFGVDLVGETWELDL from the coding sequence ATGAATTCCGAACAAGAAGTCGCGGCCGTTCGCGCCTTCAACCGCTTCTATACCCGCAAGCTCGGCATCATCGAGCCGAAGCTGCTGCACAGCCCCTTCACGCTGCAGGAAGCGCGCATCATCTACGAGATCGCGCATCGCCCGGCCTGCACCGCCACCGACCTCACCCGCGACCTCGGGCTCGATCCCGGCTTCCTGAGCCGCACCCTGCAGGCGCTGCAGCGCCGCCAGATCGTGACGCGAAAGCCCTCAAAGGATGACGGCCGCGTCAACGAACTCTCGCTGACCGCCAAAGGCCGCGCCGCCTCTGCCGAGCTCGAGCGCCGCTCGCGCGAGGAGGTCGGAAGCCTGCTCGCTTCGCTCGAAGACAGTCAGCGCGCCGCTGTCGTGCAAGCGATGACGACCATCGAGCAGGCGCTGGAACGGCCCACGGCGAAGCCAGCCGCCTTTCTCCTGCGCAGCCACCGGCCCGGCGACATCGGCTGGGTGATCTCGAGCCAGGCCAAGGCCTATGCCGAGGAATATGGCTGGGACATCAGCTACGAGGCACTGGTCGCCGAGATCTGCGCGCAGTTCATCAGGAACTTTGATCCTTCGCGCGAGCATTGCTGGATTGCCGAAGCTGGCGGCGAGCCACTCGGCTCGATCTTTCTGGTGAAGGGCAGTGATGACGTCGCCAAGCTGCGGCTGTTGCTGGTGGAGAAAAAAGCGCGCGGGCTCGGCGTCGGCCGCGCGCTCGTCGAGCAATGCGTCCGCGCGGCGCGCGAGAAAGGCTACAAGAAAATGACGCTGTGGACCCAAAGCATCCTTGTCGCCGCGCGAGGCATCTATCAGGCCGCGGGCTTCCGTCGCGTCAAGGAAGAGCCGCACCATAGCTTTGGCGTCGATCTGGTCGGCGAGACCTGGGAGCTGGATCTGTGA
- the moaB gene encoding molybdenum cofactor biosynthesis protein B has protein sequence MSSIDETKQFVPLNIAVLTISDTRSLADDKSGATLADRLTAAGHHLAAREIIVDDVDAIRVIIKRWIADPGVDAIITTGGTGFTGRDVTPEAVEPLFEKRMDGFSIAFHMLSHAKIGTSTVQSRATAGVAGATFIFCLPGSPGACRDAWDGILAAQLDYRTRPCNFVEIMPRLDEHLRRPKAQGASA, from the coding sequence ATGTCCTCCATCGACGAAACCAAACAATTCGTGCCGCTGAACATCGCGGTGTTGACGATCTCGGATACCCGCTCGCTGGCGGACGATAAATCCGGCGCCACGCTGGCCGACCGGCTGACGGCGGCAGGCCATCATCTTGCCGCGCGCGAGATCATTGTCGACGACGTCGATGCGATCCGCGTCATCATCAAGCGCTGGATCGCCGATCCTGGCGTCGATGCGATCATTACCACCGGCGGCACTGGTTTCACCGGCCGTGACGTGACGCCGGAGGCGGTCGAGCCGCTGTTCGAAAAGCGGATGGATGGATTTTCCATCGCCTTCCACATGCTGAGCCATGCCAAGATCGGCACGTCGACGGTGCAGAGCCGCGCCACCGCCGGCGTGGCGGGGGCGACCTTCATCTTCTGCCTGCCGGGATCGCCGGGCGCTTGCCGCGATGCATGGGACGGCATTCTCGCCGCCCAGCTCGACTACCGCACGCGCCCGTGCAATTTCGTCGAGATCATGCCGCGGCTGGATGAGCACCTGCGGCGGCCTAAAGCCCAAGGCGCTTCAGCCTGA
- the ypfJ gene encoding KPN_02809 family neutral zinc metallopeptidase, with protein sequence MRYDDFRRSDDIEDRRDQGGGGMGGGGGGFGLPMGGGGLGIGTIIVLGLVGYAFGIDPRILIGGAEILTGGGQAPTYQTDRRSGPAKTGAPKDEVGSMIAGILGEIDDRWSEIFQSSGQNYTGPRIVLFRNATNGGRCGMAQSAMGPFYCPPDKQIFLDTSFFREVETRFRGCSGSACKFTAAYIIAHEAGHHIQNLLGILPRVTRLQQQAGSKAEANALQVKVELQADCLSGVWVNREEKKRPGFIEPGDIDAALKTATAIGDDTLQRQSTGRVVPDSFTHGSAAQRKQWFMTGYQQGTVQACNTFAAGAL encoded by the coding sequence ATGCGTTACGATGATTTCCGCCGCAGCGACGACATCGAAGACCGTCGCGACCAGGGCGGCGGCGGAATGGGTGGCGGCGGCGGCGGCTTTGGCCTGCCGATGGGCGGCGGCGGGCTCGGCATCGGCACCATCATCGTGCTCGGCCTCGTCGGCTACGCCTTCGGCATCGATCCACGCATCCTGATCGGCGGCGCCGAAATCCTGACCGGCGGCGGTCAGGCGCCGACCTACCAGACCGATCGCCGGTCCGGGCCGGCCAAGACCGGCGCGCCGAAGGATGAAGTCGGCAGCATGATAGCAGGCATTCTCGGCGAGATCGACGACCGCTGGAGCGAGATCTTCCAGTCCAGCGGCCAAAATTACACCGGTCCCCGCATCGTGCTGTTTCGCAACGCCACCAATGGCGGCCGCTGCGGCATGGCGCAGTCGGCGATGGGGCCGTTCTACTGCCCGCCGGACAAGCAGATCTTCCTCGACACCAGTTTCTTCCGCGAAGTCGAAACGCGCTTCCGCGGCTGTTCGGGCAGTGCCTGCAAGTTCACGGCCGCCTACATCATCGCGCATGAAGCGGGACATCACATCCAGAACCTGCTTGGCATCCTGCCGCGCGTGACACGGCTGCAGCAGCAGGCCGGCAGCAAGGCGGAAGCCAATGCGCTGCAGGTCAAGGTCGAGCTGCAGGCGGATTGTCTTTCCGGCGTCTGGGTCAATCGCGAAGAGAAGAAGCGTCCGGGCTTCATCGAGCCCGGCGATATCGACGCGGCACTGAAAACGGCAACCGCGATCGGCGACGACACGCTGCAGCGGCAGTCGACGGGCAGGGTGGTGCCCGACAGCTTCACCCATGGCTCGGCAGCGCAGCGCAAGCAGTGGTTCATGACCGGCTACCAGCAGGGCACGGTGCAGGCCTGCAACACGTTTGCGGCGGGAGCGTTGTGA
- a CDS encoding site-specific DNA-methyltransferase codes for MVVSRRGASARAPRTKFESDSSVRIVVGDCVAEMSKLPAGSVDLVFADPPYNLQLKGDLKRPDESHVDAVNDDWDKFSSFAAYDDFTRAWLLACRRVMKPSATLWVIGSYHNIFRVGAIMQDLGFWVLNDIVWRKTNPMPNFRGRRFTNAHETMIWAARDEKAKGYTFNYEALKAANEDVQARSDWLIPLCTGEERLKGADGKKVHPTQKPEGLLARVLLSSSKPGDLVIDPFNGTGTTGAVAKRLGRRYIGFEREKTYAAAAEERIAAVEPLPEATLAPFMTARDAPRVAFSELIERGMIPPGTKLVDSKKRHGALVRADGAIMLGDKVGSIHRIGAVAQGSGACNGWTFWHVETKNGLKLIDELRAEIRSEMAAG; via the coding sequence ATGGTTGTGTCGCGTCGCGGGGCGTCTGCAAGGGCGCCCCGCACCAAATTTGAGTCTGACTCAAGCGTGCGTATCGTCGTCGGCGATTGCGTCGCCGAGATGTCGAAGCTTCCGGCCGGTTCGGTCGATCTGGTGTTCGCAGATCCCCCGTACAACCTGCAGCTCAAGGGCGATCTGAAGCGTCCCGATGAATCCCATGTCGATGCCGTCAACGACGACTGGGACAAGTTTTCATCGTTCGCCGCTTACGATGATTTCACCCGCGCCTGGCTGCTGGCCTGCCGCCGCGTCATGAAACCGTCGGCAACGCTGTGGGTGATCGGCTCCTACCACAACATTTTCCGCGTCGGCGCGATCATGCAGGACCTCGGCTTCTGGGTCCTCAACGACATCGTCTGGCGCAAGACCAATCCGATGCCGAATTTCCGCGGCCGCCGCTTCACCAATGCCCATGAAACCATGATCTGGGCGGCGCGCGACGAGAAGGCCAAGGGCTATACGTTCAACTATGAGGCCCTGAAGGCCGCCAACGAGGACGTGCAGGCGCGTTCCGACTGGCTGATCCCGCTTTGCACCGGCGAAGAACGCCTCAAGGGCGCTGACGGCAAGAAAGTGCACCCGACCCAGAAGCCGGAAGGGTTGCTGGCGCGCGTGCTGCTGTCGTCGTCAAAGCCCGGCGATCTCGTGATCGATCCCTTCAACGGCACCGGCACGACAGGCGCCGTGGCAAAGCGTCTCGGCCGCCGATACATCGGCTTCGAGCGCGAAAAGACCTATGCGGCTGCGGCCGAAGAACGCATCGCAGCGGTCGAACCGCTGCCCGAGGCGACGCTGGCGCCGTTCATGACGGCGCGCGACGCCCCGCGCGTGGCATTCTCCGAACTGATCGAGCGCGGCATGATTCCGCCCGGCACCAAACTGGTCGACTCCAAGAAGCGCCACGGCGCGCTGGTCCGCGCCGACGGCGCCATCATGCTCGGCGACAAGGTCGGCTCGATCCACCGCATCGGTGCGGTCGCCCAGGGCTCCGGCGCCTGCAACGGCTGGACCTTCTGGCACGTCGAGACCAAGAACGGCCTCAAGCTGATCGACGAACTGCGCGCCGAAATCCGCTCCGAAATGGCGGCGGGGTAA
- a CDS encoding glutathione S-transferase family protein yields the protein MLKFYFNGSPNPTKVALFLEEAGIAYQPVAIDTRKGDQFKPEYLAINPNAKVPAIDDDGITVFDSNAILLYLAEKTGKFLPANTPANRGELLSWLMFVATGVGPFSGQAVHFKHFAPEKVDYAHNRYQFEAQRHFGILNDHLAKRRYMVGDTYTIVDMDVWGWARMIPFVLGEEAAAKYPNVKRLVDEISARPAAAKAIALKDNFKFKAEMDDEARSNMFRHLSVKAA from the coding sequence ATGCTCAAGTTCTATTTCAACGGCTCGCCCAACCCGACCAAGGTCGCGCTCTTCCTGGAGGAAGCCGGCATCGCGTATCAGCCGGTCGCCATCGACACCCGCAAGGGCGACCAGTTCAAGCCGGAATATCTCGCCATCAATCCGAACGCCAAGGTACCCGCCATCGACGACGACGGCATCACAGTGTTCGACAGCAACGCCATCCTGCTTTATCTGGCGGAAAAGACCGGCAAGTTTCTGCCCGCGAACACGCCAGCCAACCGCGGTGAACTGCTGTCATGGCTGATGTTCGTCGCCACCGGCGTCGGGCCGTTCTCCGGCCAGGCCGTCCACTTCAAGCATTTTGCGCCGGAAAAGGTCGACTACGCCCACAACCGCTACCAGTTCGAGGCGCAGCGACATTTCGGCATTCTCAACGATCATCTGGCCAAGCGTCGCTACATGGTCGGCGACACCTACACCATCGTAGACATGGACGTGTGGGGCTGGGCACGCATGATCCCCTTCGTTCTCGGCGAAGAAGCGGCCGCAAAATATCCCAACGTCAAGCGGCTGGTCGACGAGATCTCGGCCCGTCCGGCAGCGGCCAAGGCGATCGCGCTGAAGGACAATTTCAAGTTCAAGGCCGAGATGGACGACGAGGCCCGCAGCAACATGTTCAGGCATCTGTCGGTGAAGGCCGCTTGA
- a CDS encoding DUF1127 domain-containing protein: MRIWRRRARVRHQLAAMSDRELQDIGTSWSEVAAEAAKPFWRK; encoded by the coding sequence ATGCGGATCTGGCGCAGGCGCGCTCGCGTCCGGCATCAATTGGCCGCGATGAGCGATCGCGAGTTGCAGGATATCGGCACGAGCTGGTCGGAGGTCGCCGCGGAGGCGGCCAAGCCGTTCTGGCGAAAGTGA
- a CDS encoding nuclear transport factor 2 family protein — protein MSAAANKKLVQQVYTDSANRSGTTFLDNLAEDATWIVTGQYSWSHEFRGRDAINNGLMGHLRSRLATARPRTVAFNFIAEGDYVVVEARGDNITKDGVRYDNQYCMVWRIEDGKIKEIREYCDSALVERVLGPIPAERKLAAAV, from the coding sequence ATGAGCGCAGCAGCGAACAAGAAACTAGTGCAGCAGGTCTACACGGATTCCGCCAACCGGAGCGGGACGACATTTCTCGACAACCTTGCCGAGGACGCAACCTGGATCGTTACCGGCCAGTATTCGTGGTCGCACGAATTTAGGGGGCGCGATGCGATCAATAACGGGCTGATGGGCCATTTGCGCTCACGTCTCGCTACCGCACGCCCGCGCACGGTGGCCTTCAACTTCATCGCGGAAGGCGATTACGTTGTCGTCGAAGCGCGCGGCGACAACATCACCAAGGACGGCGTCCGCTACGACAATCAATATTGCATGGTCTGGCGCATCGAGGACGGCAAGATCAAGGAGATCAGGGAATATTGCGACTCCGCGCTGGTCGAGCGTGTGCTCGGGCCGATCCCGGCAGAGCGGAAGCTTGCTGCCGCGGTTTAA
- a CDS encoding LysR family transcriptional regulator, with amino-acid sequence MNLNSLDLNLLVALDALLRETSVSRAAMRIGLSQPAASHALQRLRDLIGDPLLVRTGAHMELTPRAQALRAPLAQALDQVRSLFIADEFDAARSERQFRLMMPDLAVELLMPPLMEKITKAAPNVRIDVVPWRGPAIFTAEFARTIDLVISIGNAFTGFHRQRLYTDSDALAVRRGHPAGARLKRIESFLDARHVAVVIRGQSEDLIDMWLRPKGIERRIALVVPGYLEALHVAARTDLVAFVPRRLIGALSKQLSLSTVAPPLDPGIDEQFMFYPTRAQMDPGSIWLRNIMLGIGREMERATIRAS; translated from the coding sequence ATGAATTTGAATTCGCTTGACCTCAATCTGCTGGTGGCGCTCGACGCGCTCTTGAGGGAAACCAGCGTCAGCCGCGCCGCGATGCGGATCGGGCTGTCGCAGCCGGCGGCGAGCCACGCGCTGCAGCGGCTGCGCGACCTGATCGGCGATCCGCTGCTGGTTCGAACCGGCGCGCACATGGAATTGACGCCGCGGGCGCAAGCCCTGCGCGCGCCGCTGGCGCAGGCGCTCGACCAGGTGCGCTCGCTGTTCATCGCCGATGAGTTCGACGCCGCGCGGAGCGAGCGCCAGTTTCGCCTGATGATGCCGGATCTGGCGGTCGAACTTCTGATGCCGCCGCTGATGGAGAAGATCACCAAGGCTGCGCCGAACGTCCGGATCGACGTGGTACCATGGCGCGGGCCGGCGATCTTCACCGCGGAATTCGCTCGCACCATCGATCTCGTGATCTCGATCGGCAACGCCTTCACCGGATTTCATCGGCAACGTCTCTACACCGACAGCGATGCGCTTGCCGTCCGGCGCGGTCATCCCGCCGGCGCGCGGCTGAAGCGGATCGAAAGCTTTCTCGACGCGCGCCATGTCGCGGTCGTGATCCGCGGCCAGAGCGAGGACCTGATCGACATGTGGTTGCGCCCCAAGGGCATCGAGCGACGGATCGCGCTGGTCGTGCCGGGCTATCTCGAGGCGCTGCACGTCGCCGCGCGCACCGATCTCGTCGCCTTCGTGCCGCGCCGGCTGATCGGTGCGCTGTCGAAGCAATTGTCGCTTTCAACCGTCGCGCCGCCGCTCGATCCCGGAATCGACGAGCAGTTCATGTTCTACCCGACCCGCGCCCAGATGGACCCCGGCTCGATCTGGCTGCGCAACATCATGCTCGGCATCGGCCGCGAGATGGAGCGCGCCACGATTCGTGCGTCATAA
- a CDS encoding glutathione S-transferase family protein, which translates to MFKLYYAPGTCALASHIALEEAGAPYTAERLDFKNSQQTTPQYLAINPKGRVPALVTDRGTLTETPAILAFIASSFPKAQLAPEDPFAFAQAQSFNSYLCSTVHVSHAHKMRGYRWAAEESSFADMKRKVPETMAAGFALIERDMLKGPWVMGEQYTICDPYLYTIAGWLEGDGVDLATLPKVAAHRKRMSDRPAVQKVMAEEKA; encoded by the coding sequence ATGTTCAAGCTCTACTACGCCCCCGGCACCTGCGCACTCGCATCGCATATCGCTCTGGAAGAGGCCGGCGCCCCCTACACGGCAGAGCGGCTCGACTTCAAGAACAGCCAGCAGACCACCCCGCAATATCTTGCCATCAACCCGAAGGGCCGCGTGCCCGCGCTGGTGACGGACCGCGGCACGCTGACCGAAACGCCGGCGATCCTCGCCTTCATTGCGAGCAGTTTTCCGAAGGCGCAGCTTGCGCCCGAAGATCCCTTCGCCTTCGCGCAGGCGCAGTCCTTCAACAGCTATCTCTGTTCCACCGTGCATGTGTCGCACGCCCACAAAATGCGCGGCTATCGCTGGGCGGCCGAGGAGTCCTCGTTTGCCGATATGAAGCGCAAGGTGCCGGAGACCATGGCCGCCGGCTTTGCGTTGATCGAGCGCGACATGCTGAAGGGGCCGTGGGTGATGGGCGAGCAGTACACGATCTGCGATCCCTATCTGTATACGATCGCAGGCTGGCTGGAAGGCGACGGCGTCGATCTCGCGACGCTGCCGAAGGTGGCCGCTCACCGCAAGCGGATGTCGGACCGGCCGGCGGTGCAGAAGGTGATGGCGGAAGAGAAGGCTTAA
- a CDS encoding nuclear transport factor 2 family protein: MQHALRDHQSAATMDELRALNARFIHNFVTRDVASHDALLHPDFINIWPTGQRWDRATYLNYWATAFDPNVIVYWDVRDEFITIIGDVALVRSTNKHIRRRDGNEVTGMTMYTDTYLLENGAWKCIQAQLTAVAPEHYPPDDTIVSVYIEGTLQPRAN; encoded by the coding sequence ATGCAACATGCCCTGCGTGATCATCAGTCGGCCGCGACGATGGACGAGCTGCGTGCCCTGAACGCCCGCTTCATCCATAATTTCGTAACGCGCGACGTGGCCTCGCACGATGCACTACTGCATCCTGATTTCATCAATATCTGGCCGACCGGCCAGCGGTGGGATCGCGCGACCTATTTGAACTATTGGGCGACCGCCTTCGATCCTAACGTTATCGTCTACTGGGACGTCCGTGACGAGTTCATCACCATCATCGGCGACGTTGCGCTGGTGCGCTCGACCAACAAGCACATCCGCCGCCGCGACGGCAACGAAGTGACCGGCATGACCATGTACACCGACACATATCTGTTAGAGAACGGCGCGTGGAAGTGCATCCAGGCCCAGCTAACAGCGGTGGCTCCCGAGCACTATCCCCCCGACGATACGATCGTCAGCGTCTATATCGAGGGAACGCTTCAGCCGCGGGCGAATTGA
- a CDS encoding helix-turn-helix domain-containing protein — translation MAASDTNSHEIPAGHFSRLLKHWRSVRRLTQIELAADANVSARHLCFLEAGRSQPSREMVQLLGSALDLPLEERNALHVAAGFVPPYGDKGLAAENLQPVRQALDFILRQQEPYPAIVIDGHWDVRIRNQASARLLKPFRDSYEMENRLADNAMHVVFHPKGLRQFMLNWDEFARQLIQILHRDVAQGSRAAAQLLDEIMAYPGLSADWRLPRHPQASSPVMTMHLAKGDYRLAFFSTFTTLAMPMDAALQQIKIECFFPADNATAEKARQMALQTPGDQDATCPA, via the coding sequence ATGGCTGCTTCAGACACGAACTCGCACGAAATCCCGGCTGGACATTTCAGCCGCCTGCTGAAGCACTGGCGCAGCGTTCGTCGGCTGACCCAGATCGAACTGGCGGCGGACGCAAACGTGTCGGCCCGGCATTTGTGCTTTTTGGAGGCCGGCCGGTCGCAGCCGAGCCGCGAGATGGTGCAGCTACTCGGCAGCGCGCTCGATCTGCCGCTCGAGGAGAGGAATGCCTTGCACGTCGCTGCGGGCTTCGTGCCGCCCTACGGCGACAAGGGGCTGGCGGCCGAGAATTTGCAGCCGGTGCGGCAGGCGCTGGACTTCATTCTCCGGCAGCAGGAGCCGTATCCTGCCATTGTGATCGACGGGCATTGGGACGTTCGCATCCGTAATCAGGCGTCGGCCCGCCTGCTAAAGCCTTTCCGCGATTCGTATGAGATGGAAAATCGCCTTGCAGACAACGCCATGCACGTCGTCTTTCATCCAAAGGGCCTGCGGCAGTTCATGTTGAACTGGGACGAGTTCGCGCGACAGTTGATCCAGATCCTGCACCGCGACGTCGCCCAGGGCAGCCGGGCCGCGGCGCAATTGCTCGATGAAATCATGGCCTATCCGGGGTTGTCGGCCGATTGGCGGCTGCCGCGGCATCCGCAGGCGTCTTCGCCGGTCATGACGATGCACCTGGCCAAGGGCGACTATCGTCTCGCCTTCTTCTCCACCTTCACGACGCTGGCGATGCCGATGGACGCAGCTCTGCAGCAGATCAAGATCGAGTGCTTCTTTCCGGCTGATAATGCGACCGCCGAGAAGGCGCGCCAGATGGCCCTTCAAACTCCGGGAGATCAAGATGCAACATGCCCTGCGTGA
- a CDS encoding nuclear transport factor 2 family protein produces the protein MDKSAIAKTVTQYMAAWNEPDDAARRTLLAQCWSDNGVYLDPNVSLAGRDALVEKIGEVLASRPGARLEFMSGIDVHHNMVRFLWRLVRADGTCGDTSIDFGEVGPDGRLIRIVGFLGPAPPLP, from the coding sequence ATGGACAAAAGCGCAATCGCGAAAACCGTAACGCAGTACATGGCGGCATGGAACGAGCCGGACGATGCGGCTAGACGCACCCTGCTCGCGCAATGCTGGAGCGACAACGGCGTTTATCTCGATCCGAACGTCTCGCTGGCCGGACGCGACGCGCTGGTGGAGAAGATCGGTGAGGTGCTGGCCAGCCGGCCCGGCGCGCGGCTGGAGTTCATGAGCGGCATCGATGTCCATCACAACATGGTCCGCTTCCTCTGGCGCCTGGTGCGTGCGGATGGAACCTGCGGCGACACCTCGATCGATTTCGGCGAGGTCGGTCCCGATGGCCGGCTAATCAGGATCGTCGGCTTCTTAGGCCCGGCCCCGCCGCTTCCGTAA